In Gadus macrocephalus chromosome 11, ASM3116895v1, a single genomic region encodes these proteins:
- the cnot3a gene encoding CCR4-NOT transcription complex subunit 3a isoform X4, producing the protein MADKRKLQGEIDRCLKKVAEGVEQFEDIWQKLHNAANANQKEKYEADLKKEIKKLQRLRDQIKTWVASNEIKDKRQLVENRKLIETQMERFKVVERETKTKAYSKEGLGLAQKVDPAQREKEETGQWLTNTIDTLNMQVDQFESEVESLSVMTRKKKGDKEKQDRIEELKRLIERHRFHIRMLETILRMLDNDSVQVDSVLKIKDDVEYYIDSSQDPDFEENEFLYDDLDLDDIPLVATSPSGQGNIEDEMFLNSSSTPTSTTSSSPIPPSPAACTAENSEDDKKRGRSTDSEVSQSPVKNGTPSLLSSFSCSSTSGSSSSSSSLVSMASIVGGIPVVPTSNSLIGSFSSAVQQHQHQMSQQLAQSANQQQQPSQSKPSAPSSNTPSPPSHPLLPVSAPIPIPSAPSLVAALPHPMPSSGSAPSSSCGLGLGLGLSKVGITGTSSANQMSGLGLSGMPSALTTMAGLISASTPTPYAQAAASGGLGLSSGGGGLSSVAMESSPSIPTSGSSGVATNGSGTGLSLLGSSPAHGSLTGGLLGLGPGSSQVTLPPVGAAPGGGVGMLGGGGANVGVVGGAVLNAAPARPPSGLKQNGTTSYSAIVAESSTDSNPSTPSQSQGSQPSSLTSSTSQPMDNGPSLISSITLPPGSPSPSFSDSTPGGSSLLNGPHSYSQTPEVLKLPTDHRQMLMESRLSAVAGEPPGTTATNTRKRKQCQAPEALSSLKAMAERAALVSGLDGEIPNLHLTDRDIFSSSSAAPGTPVAPQPSLSEVSIPPSLGVCPLGPTPLPKDQLYQQAMQESAWTHMPHPSDSERIRQYLMRNPCPTLPFHHQMPPHHSDSIEFYQRLSTETLFFIFYYLEGTKAQYLSAKALKKQSWRFHTKYMMWFQRHEEPKTITDEFEQGTYIYFDYEKWGQRKKEGFTFEYRYLEDRDLQ; encoded by the exons ATGGCTGACAAGAGAAAATTACAAG GTGAAATCGATAGATGTTTGAAAAAAGTAGCAGAAGGTGTAGAGCAGTTCGAGGATATTTGGCAAAAG CTTCACAATGCAGCCAATGCTAACCAGAAGGAAAAATACGAGGCAGACCTCAAAAAAGAGATTAAAAAACTGCAA CGACTGCGAGATCAGATAAAAACATGGGTGGCCTCAAATGAGATTAAAGACAAAAGGCAACTAGTCGAAAACCGGAAACTCATAGAGACG CAAATGGAGCGCTTTAAGGTGGTGGAGCGGGAAACGAAAACAAAGGCGTACTCTAAAGAAGGCTTAGGACTTGCCCAGAAAGTAGATCCAGCTCAGAGGGAAAAAGAGGAAACGGGCCAGTGGTTAACG AATACGATAGACACTCTAAATATGCAGGTGGACCAGTTTGAGAGTGAGGTGGAGTCTCTCTCCGTGATgacgagaaaaaaaaagggtgaCAAAGAG AAGCAAGATCGCATCGAAGAGCTTAAGAGGTTGATCGAGCGCCATCGGTTCCACATTCGCATGCTGGAGACCATCCTGCGAATGCTTGACAATGACTCGGTACAAGTGGACTCTGTCCTGAAGATCAAAGATGACGTGGAGTACTACATCGACTCGTCCCAGGACCCTGACTTCGAGGAGAACGAGTTCCTGTACGATGATCTAGACCTGGACGACATAC CACTTGTGGCCACGTCTCCATCGGGGCAAGGAAATATTGAGGATGAGATGTTTCTCAACTCCAGCAGTACGCccacttccaccacctcctcctcacccatccctccctccccggccGCCTGCACTGCT GAGAACTCTGAGGACGATAAGAAACGAGGTCGGTCGACAGACAGTGAAGTTAGTCAG TCGCCTGTGAAGAATGGCACTCCTTCCCTGTTGTCTTCCTTCTcttgctcctccacctccggctcctcctcctcctcctcctcgttggtGTCCATGGCGAGCATTGTCGGAGGCATTCCCGTGGTGCCCACAAGCAACAGCCTGATCGGGAGCTTCAGCAGCGCTGTGCAACAGCACCAGCATCAAATGTCGCAGCAGCTGGCGCAGTCTGCAAACCAACAGCAACAGCCATCGCAATCCAAGCCCTCGGCCCCCTCCAGCAACACCCCCAGCCCGCCCAGCCACCCACTCCTCCCGGTCTCGgcccccatccccatccccagcGCCCCCAGCTTAGTGGCGGCCCTCCCCCACCCCATGCCGTCCTCGGGGTCCGCTCCCTCCTCCAGCTGTGGACTTGGGCTGGGCCTGGGTTTGAGCAAAGTGGGCATCACGGGGACCAGCAGTGCCAACCAAATGTCCGGTCTTGGCCTGAGCGGCATGCCGTCGGCGCTAACCACGATGGCCGGGCTCATTTCGGCGTCCACCCCTACCCCGTATGCTCAGGCAGCGGCGTCGGGGGGCCTGGGTCtgagcagcggcggcggcggcctgtcCAGCGTTGccatggagagcagcccttCCATCCCCACCTCTGGCTCCAGTGGAGTCGCCACCAATGGCTCCGGCACAGGCCTTAGTTTACTGGGCTCCAGCCCGGCGCACGGCTCTCTCACCGGGGGCCTCCTCGGCCTGGGCCCCGGGTCCTCGCAGGTGACCCTCCCTCCCGTCGGCGCCGCTCCTGGCGGGGGCGTGGGCATGCTGGGAGGCGGCGGTGCCAACGTCGGCGTGGTCGGAGGAGCGGTGCTCAACGCGGCCCCTGCCAGACCCCCCAGTGGACTCAAGCAGAACGGAACCACAA GTTACAGCGCAATAGTAGCAGAGAGCTCCACAGATTCCAATCCAAGCACACCGAGCCAATCACAAGGCAGCCAGCCTTCGTCGCTCACGTCCTCGACCAGTCAACC AATGGACAACGGCCCCAGCCTCATCAGCTCCATCACCCTCCCGCCcggctctccctccccctccttctcggACAGCACGCCCGGCGGAAGCAGTCTTCTGAACGGACCGCACTCCTACTCACAGACCCCCGAGGTCCTCAAA CTCCCCACAGACCACCGTCAGATGCTGATGGAGTCCCGGTTATCGGCAGTTGCGGGAGAGCCGCCAGGGACCACGGCCACCAACACACGCAAACGAAAGCAGTGTCAG GCTCCTGAGGCTCTCAGCTCTCTGAAGGCCATGGCCGAGCGGGCAGCGCTGGTCTCAGGCCTTGACGGAGAGATCCCCAACCTGCACCTCACAGATAGAG ATATCTTCTCTAGTTCCTCTGCAGCCCCCGGCACCCCGGTggccccccagccctccctgtCAGAGGTCAGCATCCCCCCGTCGCTGGGCGTGTGCCCCCTGGGCCCCACGCCGCTCCCCAAAGACCAGCTCTACCAGCAGGCCATGCAGGAGTCGGCCTGGACACACATGCCCCACCCCTCGGACTCTGAGAGAATCAG GCAGTACCTGATGAGGAACCCGTGTCCCACGCTGCCCTTCCACCACCAGATGCCGCCTCACCACTCGGACTCCATCGAGTTCTACCAGAGGTTGTCCACGGAAAcgctcttcttcatcttctactACCTGGAG GGCACGAAGGCTCAGTACCTGTCTGCGAAGGCGCTGAAGAAGCAGTCGTGGAGGTTCCACACCAAGTACATGATGTGGTTCCAGAGGCACGAGGAGCCCAAGACGATCACCgatgagtttgaacag gGCACTTACATCTACTTTGACTATGAGAAGTGGGGCCAGCGGAAGAAGGAGGGCTTCACCTTCGAGTACCGGTACCTGGAGGACCGCGACCTGCAGTGA
- the cnot3a gene encoding CCR4-NOT transcription complex subunit 3a isoform X2 codes for MADKRKLQGEIDRCLKKVAEGVEQFEDIWQKLHNAANANQKEKYEADLKKEIKKLQRLRDQIKTWVASNEIKDKRQLVENRKLIETQMERFKVVERETKTKAYSKEGLGLAQKVDPAQREKEETGQWLTNTIDTLNMQVDQFESEVESLSVMTRKKKGDKEKQDRIEELKRLIERHRFHIRMLETILRMLDNDSVQVDSVLKIKDDVEYYIDSSQDPDFEENEFLYDDLDLDDIPLVATSPSGQGNIEDEMFLNSSSTPTSTTSSSPIPPSPAACTAENSEDDKKRGRSTDSEVSQSPVKNGTPSLLSSFSCSSTSGSSSSSSSLVSMASIVGGIPVVPTSNSLIGSFSSAVQQHQHQMSQQLAQSANQQQQPSQSKPSAPSSNTPSPPSHPLLPVSAPIPIPSAPSLVAALPHPMPSSGSAPSSSCGLGLGLGLSKVGITGTSSANQMSGLGLSGMPSALTTMAGLISASTPTPYAQAAASGGLGLSSGGGGLSSVAMESSPSIPTSGSSGVATNGSGTGLSLLGSSPAHGSLTGGLLGLGPGSSQVTLPPVGAAPGGGVGMLGGGGANVGVVGGAVLNAAPARPPSGLKQNGTTSYSAIVAESSTDSNPSTPSQSQGSQPSSLTSSTSQPMDNGPSLISSITLPPGSPSPSFSDSTPGGSSLLNGPHSYSQTPEVLKLPTDHRQMLMESRLSAVAGEPPGTTATNTRKRKQCQAPEALSSLKAMAERAALVSGLDGEIPNLHLTDRDIFSSSSAAPGTPVAPQPSLSEVSIPPSLGVCPLGPTPLPKDQLYQQAMQESAWTHMPHPSDSERIRQYLMRNPCPTLPFHHQMPPHHSDSIEFYQRLSTETLFFIFYYLEGTKAQYLSAKALKKQSWRFHTKYMMWFQRHEEPKTITDEFEQDGAHLPRAALLYSSTPPPPGTYIYFDYEKWGQRKKEGFTFEYRYLEDRDLQ; via the exons ATGGCTGACAAGAGAAAATTACAAG GTGAAATCGATAGATGTTTGAAAAAAGTAGCAGAAGGTGTAGAGCAGTTCGAGGATATTTGGCAAAAG CTTCACAATGCAGCCAATGCTAACCAGAAGGAAAAATACGAGGCAGACCTCAAAAAAGAGATTAAAAAACTGCAA CGACTGCGAGATCAGATAAAAACATGGGTGGCCTCAAATGAGATTAAAGACAAAAGGCAACTAGTCGAAAACCGGAAACTCATAGAGACG CAAATGGAGCGCTTTAAGGTGGTGGAGCGGGAAACGAAAACAAAGGCGTACTCTAAAGAAGGCTTAGGACTTGCCCAGAAAGTAGATCCAGCTCAGAGGGAAAAAGAGGAAACGGGCCAGTGGTTAACG AATACGATAGACACTCTAAATATGCAGGTGGACCAGTTTGAGAGTGAGGTGGAGTCTCTCTCCGTGATgacgagaaaaaaaaagggtgaCAAAGAG AAGCAAGATCGCATCGAAGAGCTTAAGAGGTTGATCGAGCGCCATCGGTTCCACATTCGCATGCTGGAGACCATCCTGCGAATGCTTGACAATGACTCGGTACAAGTGGACTCTGTCCTGAAGATCAAAGATGACGTGGAGTACTACATCGACTCGTCCCAGGACCCTGACTTCGAGGAGAACGAGTTCCTGTACGATGATCTAGACCTGGACGACATAC CACTTGTGGCCACGTCTCCATCGGGGCAAGGAAATATTGAGGATGAGATGTTTCTCAACTCCAGCAGTACGCccacttccaccacctcctcctcacccatccctccctccccggccGCCTGCACTGCT GAGAACTCTGAGGACGATAAGAAACGAGGTCGGTCGACAGACAGTGAAGTTAGTCAG TCGCCTGTGAAGAATGGCACTCCTTCCCTGTTGTCTTCCTTCTcttgctcctccacctccggctcctcctcctcctcctcctcgttggtGTCCATGGCGAGCATTGTCGGAGGCATTCCCGTGGTGCCCACAAGCAACAGCCTGATCGGGAGCTTCAGCAGCGCTGTGCAACAGCACCAGCATCAAATGTCGCAGCAGCTGGCGCAGTCTGCAAACCAACAGCAACAGCCATCGCAATCCAAGCCCTCGGCCCCCTCCAGCAACACCCCCAGCCCGCCCAGCCACCCACTCCTCCCGGTCTCGgcccccatccccatccccagcGCCCCCAGCTTAGTGGCGGCCCTCCCCCACCCCATGCCGTCCTCGGGGTCCGCTCCCTCCTCCAGCTGTGGACTTGGGCTGGGCCTGGGTTTGAGCAAAGTGGGCATCACGGGGACCAGCAGTGCCAACCAAATGTCCGGTCTTGGCCTGAGCGGCATGCCGTCGGCGCTAACCACGATGGCCGGGCTCATTTCGGCGTCCACCCCTACCCCGTATGCTCAGGCAGCGGCGTCGGGGGGCCTGGGTCtgagcagcggcggcggcggcctgtcCAGCGTTGccatggagagcagcccttCCATCCCCACCTCTGGCTCCAGTGGAGTCGCCACCAATGGCTCCGGCACAGGCCTTAGTTTACTGGGCTCCAGCCCGGCGCACGGCTCTCTCACCGGGGGCCTCCTCGGCCTGGGCCCCGGGTCCTCGCAGGTGACCCTCCCTCCCGTCGGCGCCGCTCCTGGCGGGGGCGTGGGCATGCTGGGAGGCGGCGGTGCCAACGTCGGCGTGGTCGGAGGAGCGGTGCTCAACGCGGCCCCTGCCAGACCCCCCAGTGGACTCAAGCAGAACGGAACCACAA GTTACAGCGCAATAGTAGCAGAGAGCTCCACAGATTCCAATCCAAGCACACCGAGCCAATCACAAGGCAGCCAGCCTTCGTCGCTCACGTCCTCGACCAGTCAACC AATGGACAACGGCCCCAGCCTCATCAGCTCCATCACCCTCCCGCCcggctctccctccccctccttctcggACAGCACGCCCGGCGGAAGCAGTCTTCTGAACGGACCGCACTCCTACTCACAGACCCCCGAGGTCCTCAAA CTCCCCACAGACCACCGTCAGATGCTGATGGAGTCCCGGTTATCGGCAGTTGCGGGAGAGCCGCCAGGGACCACGGCCACCAACACACGCAAACGAAAGCAGTGTCAG GCTCCTGAGGCTCTCAGCTCTCTGAAGGCCATGGCCGAGCGGGCAGCGCTGGTCTCAGGCCTTGACGGAGAGATCCCCAACCTGCACCTCACAGATAGAG ATATCTTCTCTAGTTCCTCTGCAGCCCCCGGCACCCCGGTggccccccagccctccctgtCAGAGGTCAGCATCCCCCCGTCGCTGGGCGTGTGCCCCCTGGGCCCCACGCCGCTCCCCAAAGACCAGCTCTACCAGCAGGCCATGCAGGAGTCGGCCTGGACACACATGCCCCACCCCTCGGACTCTGAGAGAATCAG GCAGTACCTGATGAGGAACCCGTGTCCCACGCTGCCCTTCCACCACCAGATGCCGCCTCACCACTCGGACTCCATCGAGTTCTACCAGAGGTTGTCCACGGAAAcgctcttcttcatcttctactACCTGGAG GGCACGAAGGCTCAGTACCTGTCTGCGAAGGCGCTGAAGAAGCAGTCGTGGAGGTTCCACACCAAGTACATGATGTGGTTCCAGAGGCACGAGGAGCCCAAGACGATCACCgatgagtttgaacag GATGGGGCTCATCTTCCAAGAGCAGCTCTTCTCTACAGctcaacaccgccaccacca gGCACTTACATCTACTTTGACTATGAGAAGTGGGGCCAGCGGAAGAAGGAGGGCTTCACCTTCGAGTACCGGTACCTGGAGGACCGCGACCTGCAGTGA
- the cnot3a gene encoding CCR4-NOT transcription complex subunit 3a isoform X5 has translation MERFKVVERETKTKAYSKEGLGLAQKVDPAQREKEETGQWLTNTIDTLNMQVDQFESEVESLSVMTRKKKGDKEKQDRIEELKRLIERHRFHIRMLETILRMLDNDSVQVDSVLKIKDDVEYYIDSSQDPDFEENEFLYDDLDLDDIPLVATSPSGQGNIEDEMFLNSSSTPTSTTSSSPIPPSPAACTAVSSCNPPFAWDDSITLENSEDDKKRGRSTDSEVSQSPVKNGTPSLLSSFSCSSTSGSSSSSSSLVSMASIVGGIPVVPTSNSLIGSFSSAVQQHQHQMSQQLAQSANQQQQPSQSKPSAPSSNTPSPPSHPLLPVSAPIPIPSAPSLVAALPHPMPSSGSAPSSSCGLGLGLGLSKVGITGTSSANQMSGLGLSGMPSALTTMAGLISASTPTPYAQAAASGGLGLSSGGGGLSSVAMESSPSIPTSGSSGVATNGSGTGLSLLGSSPAHGSLTGGLLGLGPGSSQVTLPPVGAAPGGGVGMLGGGGANVGVVGGAVLNAAPARPPSGLKQNGTTSYSAIVAESSTDSNPSTPSQSQGSQPSSLTSSTSQPMDNGPSLISSITLPPGSPSPSFSDSTPGGSSLLNGPHSYSQTPEVLKLPTDHRQMLMESRLSAVAGEPPGTTATNTRKRKQCQAPEALSSLKAMAERAALVSGLDGEIPNLHLTDRDIFSSSSAAPGTPVAPQPSLSEVSIPPSLGVCPLGPTPLPKDQLYQQAMQESAWTHMPHPSDSERIRQYLMRNPCPTLPFHHQMPPHHSDSIEFYQRLSTETLFFIFYYLEGTKAQYLSAKALKKQSWRFHTKYMMWFQRHEEPKTITDEFEQDGAHLPRAALLYSSTPPPPGTYIYFDYEKWGQRKKEGFTFEYRYLEDRDLQ, from the exons ATGGAGCGCTTTAAGGTGGTGGAGCGGGAAACGAAAACAAAGGCGTACTCTAAAGAAGGCTTAGGACTTGCCCAGAAAGTAGATCCAGCTCAGAGGGAAAAAGAGGAAACGGGCCAGTGGTTAACG AATACGATAGACACTCTAAATATGCAGGTGGACCAGTTTGAGAGTGAGGTGGAGTCTCTCTCCGTGATgacgagaaaaaaaaagggtgaCAAAGAG AAGCAAGATCGCATCGAAGAGCTTAAGAGGTTGATCGAGCGCCATCGGTTCCACATTCGCATGCTGGAGACCATCCTGCGAATGCTTGACAATGACTCGGTACAAGTGGACTCTGTCCTGAAGATCAAAGATGACGTGGAGTACTACATCGACTCGTCCCAGGACCCTGACTTCGAGGAGAACGAGTTCCTGTACGATGATCTAGACCTGGACGACATAC CACTTGTGGCCACGTCTCCATCGGGGCAAGGAAATATTGAGGATGAGATGTTTCTCAACTCCAGCAGTACGCccacttccaccacctcctcctcacccatccctccctccccggccGCCTGCACTGCTGTAAGTTCATGCAATCCTCCCTTTGCTTGGGACGATTCCATCACTTTG GAGAACTCTGAGGACGATAAGAAACGAGGTCGGTCGACAGACAGTGAAGTTAGTCAG TCGCCTGTGAAGAATGGCACTCCTTCCCTGTTGTCTTCCTTCTcttgctcctccacctccggctcctcctcctcctcctcctcgttggtGTCCATGGCGAGCATTGTCGGAGGCATTCCCGTGGTGCCCACAAGCAACAGCCTGATCGGGAGCTTCAGCAGCGCTGTGCAACAGCACCAGCATCAAATGTCGCAGCAGCTGGCGCAGTCTGCAAACCAACAGCAACAGCCATCGCAATCCAAGCCCTCGGCCCCCTCCAGCAACACCCCCAGCCCGCCCAGCCACCCACTCCTCCCGGTCTCGgcccccatccccatccccagcGCCCCCAGCTTAGTGGCGGCCCTCCCCCACCCCATGCCGTCCTCGGGGTCCGCTCCCTCCTCCAGCTGTGGACTTGGGCTGGGCCTGGGTTTGAGCAAAGTGGGCATCACGGGGACCAGCAGTGCCAACCAAATGTCCGGTCTTGGCCTGAGCGGCATGCCGTCGGCGCTAACCACGATGGCCGGGCTCATTTCGGCGTCCACCCCTACCCCGTATGCTCAGGCAGCGGCGTCGGGGGGCCTGGGTCtgagcagcggcggcggcggcctgtcCAGCGTTGccatggagagcagcccttCCATCCCCACCTCTGGCTCCAGTGGAGTCGCCACCAATGGCTCCGGCACAGGCCTTAGTTTACTGGGCTCCAGCCCGGCGCACGGCTCTCTCACCGGGGGCCTCCTCGGCCTGGGCCCCGGGTCCTCGCAGGTGACCCTCCCTCCCGTCGGCGCCGCTCCTGGCGGGGGCGTGGGCATGCTGGGAGGCGGCGGTGCCAACGTCGGCGTGGTCGGAGGAGCGGTGCTCAACGCGGCCCCTGCCAGACCCCCCAGTGGACTCAAGCAGAACGGAACCACAA GTTACAGCGCAATAGTAGCAGAGAGCTCCACAGATTCCAATCCAAGCACACCGAGCCAATCACAAGGCAGCCAGCCTTCGTCGCTCACGTCCTCGACCAGTCAACC AATGGACAACGGCCCCAGCCTCATCAGCTCCATCACCCTCCCGCCcggctctccctccccctccttctcggACAGCACGCCCGGCGGAAGCAGTCTTCTGAACGGACCGCACTCCTACTCACAGACCCCCGAGGTCCTCAAA CTCCCCACAGACCACCGTCAGATGCTGATGGAGTCCCGGTTATCGGCAGTTGCGGGAGAGCCGCCAGGGACCACGGCCACCAACACACGCAAACGAAAGCAGTGTCAG GCTCCTGAGGCTCTCAGCTCTCTGAAGGCCATGGCCGAGCGGGCAGCGCTGGTCTCAGGCCTTGACGGAGAGATCCCCAACCTGCACCTCACAGATAGAG ATATCTTCTCTAGTTCCTCTGCAGCCCCCGGCACCCCGGTggccccccagccctccctgtCAGAGGTCAGCATCCCCCCGTCGCTGGGCGTGTGCCCCCTGGGCCCCACGCCGCTCCCCAAAGACCAGCTCTACCAGCAGGCCATGCAGGAGTCGGCCTGGACACACATGCCCCACCCCTCGGACTCTGAGAGAATCAG GCAGTACCTGATGAGGAACCCGTGTCCCACGCTGCCCTTCCACCACCAGATGCCGCCTCACCACTCGGACTCCATCGAGTTCTACCAGAGGTTGTCCACGGAAAcgctcttcttcatcttctactACCTGGAG GGCACGAAGGCTCAGTACCTGTCTGCGAAGGCGCTGAAGAAGCAGTCGTGGAGGTTCCACACCAAGTACATGATGTGGTTCCAGAGGCACGAGGAGCCCAAGACGATCACCgatgagtttgaacag GATGGGGCTCATCTTCCAAGAGCAGCTCTTCTCTACAGctcaacaccgccaccacca gGCACTTACATCTACTTTGACTATGAGAAGTGGGGCCAGCGGAAGAAGGAGGGCTTCACCTTCGAGTACCGGTACCTGGAGGACCGCGACCTGCAGTGA